The following coding sequences are from one Lysinibacillus sp. FSL W8-0992 window:
- a CDS encoding aminotransferase-like domain-containing protein has translation MQYSERILNTPSSFIRNILKVTDADDVISFAGGLPNPISFPIDALKASVDHAISENGSRLFQYSSTQGYAPLREYIAAKYRRVHRLDIHADDILITTGSQQALELIGKVLINKGDGIVIEEPGYLGAIQAFTLSEPTFYGVTLENDGLNLEELEKALQQPNVKFVYTVPNFQNPTGLTYSKEKRQQIYDIISKYDVALIEDDPYGELRFQGEPLPYIGAGKLENSILLGSFSKTVTPGMRLGFVITKNKELMKHIETAKQATDLHTNIFSQYVIYDYLANNDYTEHVKKIVSLYKNQSNAMLDAMQEFFPAHVEYTKPDGGMFIWATMNNGASALDVFNKAMEQKVAFVPGDPFYTSKTGVNTMRLNYTNATPEIIREGIKRLGSIL, from the coding sequence ATGCAATATTCTGAAAGAATCTTAAACACACCATCTTCATTCATCCGTAATATTTTGAAAGTAACGGATGCCGACGATGTCATTTCCTTTGCTGGAGGGCTTCCAAACCCAATCTCCTTCCCAATCGATGCATTAAAAGCATCTGTAGATCATGCCATTAGTGAAAATGGCAGTCGATTATTCCAATATTCATCTACACAAGGATATGCGCCTCTACGTGAATATATCGCTGCAAAATATCGCCGTGTTCACCGGCTAGATATCCATGCGGATGATATATTAATAACAACTGGTTCACAGCAAGCACTTGAACTCATTGGGAAAGTACTTATTAATAAAGGTGATGGCATTGTGATTGAGGAGCCAGGCTATTTAGGTGCTATTCAAGCCTTCACATTAAGTGAGCCTACTTTTTATGGTGTAACACTTGAAAACGATGGTCTTAACTTAGAAGAGTTAGAGAAAGCTTTACAGCAGCCTAATGTTAAATTCGTCTATACTGTTCCAAATTTCCAAAATCCAACGGGACTAACGTATTCAAAGGAAAAACGTCAACAAATTTATGACATCATTTCTAAATATGACGTAGCACTAATTGAAGATGATCCGTACGGAGAATTACGCTTCCAAGGTGAGCCATTACCTTATATCGGTGCCGGAAAACTCGAAAATAGTATTTTACTAGGTTCTTTCTCTAAAACAGTTACACCAGGTATGCGCCTTGGCTTTGTCATTACAAAAAACAAAGAGTTAATGAAACATATTGAAACAGCAAAACAAGCGACTGATTTACACACAAACATTTTCTCTCAATATGTCATTTATGATTATTTAGCGAATAATGACTATACGGAGCACGTGAAAAAAATTGTTTCTTTATATAAAAATCAATCTAATGCAATGCTAGACGCGATGCAAGAATTCTTCCCTGCACATGTTGAATACACAAAACCAGATGGTGGGATGTTCATCTGGGCTACTATGAATAACGGAGCTTCCGCATTAGACGTTTTCAATAAAGCAATGGAACAAAAAGTCGCTTTCGTTCCTGGTGACCCATTTTATACATCTAAAACAGGCGTAAACACAATGCGTCTAAACTATACAAATGCTACACCTGAAATTATCCGTGAAGGGATTAAACGTTTAGGCAGCATTTTATAA
- a CDS encoding helix-turn-helix domain-containing protein, whose amino-acid sequence MEEIHLIFARNLKAIREKEKLSLEKVSQLCGVSKTMIGQIERGESSPTLTTIWKIANGLKVSFTSLIHQPQTDTEVVLKKDIQVLSEDNGKYRVYPNFPFQEDSRFEIYMIEIDKDGKLSAEAHKEGTEEFITVFEGELMIRVNDNEYILENGDSIRFKADRPHFYSNNGDTLTKLSMTIYYPNEK is encoded by the coding sequence ATGGAGGAAATTCATCTTATTTTTGCAAGAAATTTAAAAGCAATTCGAGAAAAAGAAAAATTAAGCTTAGAAAAAGTTTCTCAGCTATGCGGTGTTAGTAAAACAATGATTGGACAAATTGAAAGAGGAGAGTCCAGTCCGACGCTTACAACAATATGGAAAATTGCAAATGGGCTAAAAGTATCTTTTACTTCCCTAATCCATCAACCGCAGACGGATACTGAAGTCGTTTTAAAAAAGGATATTCAAGTATTGTCAGAGGATAATGGAAAATATAGAGTATATCCGAATTTTCCATTTCAAGAAGATAGTCGATTTGAAATTTATATGATTGAAATTGATAAAGATGGGAAATTAAGCGCTGAGGCTCATAAAGAAGGAACAGAAGAGTTTATTACCGTTTTTGAAGGAGAATTAATGATTCGGGTTAACGACAACGAGTATATATTAGAAAATGGCGATTCTATCCGATTTAAAGCTGACCGCCCTCACTTCTATAGTAATAACGGTGATACATTAACTAAGTTAAGTATGACAATCTATTACCCTAATGAAAAATAA
- a CDS encoding LysE family translocator → MPYISFLVFVVITSFTPGPNNIMAMAFANQYGLGKTIQFCLGVGIGFCTITALSCFFNIALISVMPIITVPLTILGVGYMLYLAFKILTSKENDENSHHTKDNSRSFLLLGAFLQFVNPKGILFGITVVATYILPYYSSFTSYIFFALFLGFVGITSTFSWALFGSVFRKVLIKYRQPFNILMALLLLYSAFSILIH, encoded by the coding sequence ATGCCTTACATATCTTTTTTAGTATTCGTTGTCATTACTAGCTTTACACCAGGTCCGAACAACATTATGGCAATGGCATTTGCCAATCAATATGGATTGGGAAAAACGATTCAGTTTTGTCTAGGTGTTGGAATTGGTTTTTGCACAATAACTGCATTAAGCTGTTTTTTTAATATTGCCCTCATTAGCGTCATGCCCATAATAACCGTCCCATTAACCATTTTAGGGGTGGGCTATATGTTATATTTAGCTTTTAAAATATTAACCTCTAAAGAAAATGACGAAAATAGTCACCATACTAAAGACAATAGTCGAAGCTTTTTGCTACTCGGTGCCTTCTTGCAATTTGTAAATCCGAAAGGTATTTTATTTGGCATCACAGTCGTTGCAACCTATATTCTTCCATATTATTCATCGTTTACGAGCTACATTTTTTTCGCCCTATTTTTAGGATTTGTTGGCATTACAAGTACATTTAGTTGGGCACTATTCGGTTCAGTTTTTCGCAAAGTGCTCATTAAATATCGTCAGCCATTTAATATTTTAATGGCTCTTTTATTACTTTATAGTGCCTTTTCAATACTCATACACTAA